From the Sediminispirochaeta bajacaliforniensis DSM 16054 genome, the window AACCTCTCCCGATGTGATCGAAGGTTCAACATAGCGGTGGAAGTATTCTTTGTCCTGAATAATACCAGCCATAAGCAATTTCTTTCCACTGAGCCTTGCGATCTCAATGGCCTCCCTCGCCCCCTTATCGGGGTGAAACCGCCCAAAGAAAAGAAGGCGATCCCGCTCAGGCTCTCTTCGAAAGGTAAAATGCTCTAAATCTATACCGTGGTAGATCGTCGCCACATAAGAAAGATCCGGATTTCTGTCGGCATTGCTGATGGAGACATAATAGTTACTGTGGTTGTACTTTCTGAAGACCGGCAGGATCGAAGGAGAGGAAAAGCCGTGAATCGTCGTAACGACGGGTGTGGAGACTAAGGCGCTGTAGGATAAAGGCAGAAAATCAAATTGATTGTGGATGATATCGAAGTCCTCGGCATGCTCGAAGCATTCGGAAATATGAAGGCATTCCCACACCTTCGCGTTCATGTCGGGATCCTCTTCATAACCGCGGTCGCAAACGGCGCGCAACGTTGCAGCGGTTACGGAGTCACGGGTAGCGAACAGCGTGACATCTATGCCGAGACGGACCAGCTCTTCGGTTAAAAGAGAAGTAACCCGCTCCCATGGGCCATAGTGCCGTGGTGGAGTCCTCCAGGCTATGGGTGCAAGCATTGCAATCTTCATGATCTACACCATGGCATCAAGAATTTCTTTGACATCGGCGAAGGCAAAGCCGGTAGCATAATCCGACATGGCATAGGGAATGAGGAGTCTCTCCTTATAGCGCAAGGCGCCACAGGTGTAGACGACGTTGGGGACATAGCCCTCGCGCTCATTCTCGTTCGGTTCGATCAGAGGTTCTTTTAGCCGGCCGATAACGTTCGTCGGCCTTTTCTTATCCAGAAGGAAAGCTCCGATACAGTACTTCCGCATCGGCCCCACTCCGTGGCTGAGCACAAGCCACCCCTCATCCAATTCTATCGGGGAACCGCAGTTTCCGACCTGTACAAATTCCCAGGGGAAGGTGGGGTGTATAATAAGTTGGGGATCATACCAAAAATTGATATTGTCGGAGTACATTACATACAAATTTTCGTTGTCCTGACGGGAGATCATGGCATACTGCCCGTTTATTTTTCGCGGGAAAAGTGCCATTCCTTTGTTCTTTGCAGCAGGGCCGTTCAAAGTGATAAATTTGAATGAGATAAAATCTTCGGTCTCTATCAGCTGGGGTAAGATCATTCTGCCGTCGAAAGCGGTGTAGGTACCATAGTAGCGACGCCCCCCATCATCATCGTAAAAGAGAACAAATCGGGCGTCTTCAATCCCGTTACTCTGGCTTGGTGTCAAAGGGAAGATAGCCTTTTCCGAAGTCCGCTGTTCCGGTCTGAAGCTGACGGCATAATTGGAGTAAGCCAGGGTCAGCATTCCGTCTGAAGTCACATCTGCCTCCTGGGATGCAGGAGCCCTCCGCTTGGCACGCTCCACCGCATCGGAGAGTTCCGCGAGGGAGAATTGATCTTCCAGCTTGGATAAAACACCTGCGCTGAAGCTGTTCTCACAGTTTAGTTCGGCAAGCTTTCGAGTAAACAATGTCTTATCATAACTTTGCCAAGGAATCCGTTTCGGCTGTGTCACGTATGGGGCGGGACGCCTCAGCCGTAAGGTAAAATCATCGGTTATCATCCCCTCGCGGAATACAATAGAAGAGATATGCCCCTCGCCGATGGCACGAAGGCTTATGATGAATCTGATCGCACCCGCCGGAAGTTCGGACTGATCGGGATGAAGAACGATAGACGGATTGAATAAGGCGGCCGATTCAAGAGAATATTCCTGAGTAAAATAGGCCCCGATCAAAAGCCTTTGTTCCTCGCTCAAAGGGGCATCGGTGATGGTCCACTGTTTTACCATGGTAAAATGTTCAATCAGCTCTTCAAGAATATTGTGATGACGGTCGGCAAAATCCGCCAAAACCTTTTCAAGTCGGACATGGACCTCGTCTTTGCCGAGAGACATCACCCTGCTTATGGTCCTATAACGCTGGTTTTCATCCCCGGGAATAAAGGGACGAATCAATACTCGGTCATGGGAAGGCCTGAGCACAAATTTTAATCGTTGCACTTCCACCTTGTTCACGAAACCCTACTCCTCAATAAAATTTGTATAGTGAAGCTTTTTCTGGTCCGCCAGAAATCCCTGCATATATAAAAGAGAAAGGAGCCAGGCAAGTGTCGATTCGGCTCCCTCGTTCATATTCGGCCCATCCGGGGTAAGTCCGTCCCGGCATCCGCCGGTCGTATAATCATACAGAGGCTCCTTAAGATCGTTCTGACCGAGGAACCAGTTAAAGGCCATATCGGCGGCGGCTCTGTATCGCTCTTGCCCACTCATGTTGAAGGCAAGGAGGGTCGCCTCCAGCATTATCTGGGCCTCTATAGGCTGCTGATCAAACCTGGCTTTTTCGCCTTCGGGACGATACCAACCGTTGCTTCCAACCGGAGAAAAGTGATCGTCCTCTTTCTGAATATCGATGAGCCAATCAAGGCATCGATATCCGGTCTCAAGCATATCCTTTCTATTCATCCACTGTCCGGACAGGAGAAGCGCCTGAGGGATTTTTCCGCTTGCATAGGTAAGGATATCCCCCTTAAGCCAGGGCCATCCGGAATCGTCATCATGGTCAAAGTGATCAAAGAGCGTGACGGCAAGCTTATCCCGTATTCTCCTTACCTCACTATCACCGGAGAATCTGGCTAAGTAGGCATGGATACCGACAAGTGCGAAGGCTATGGCTCTGGGATGTTCAAGGGCCTCAAGCATACTTATTCCCTTATGAAACAATGTTGTGCTTAATGCAAGGCAGCCCGCTTCCCGAGAGAGGGCCGAACAAACACCAAGGCCCCATAGGGTCCGTCCCTGACTATCTTCCGCCCCTTTCTCTTCCAACCATTGCCTGTCGTAATCCATAAAATTACGAAACCAGCCGTTTTTTTCGTTATAGGCATAGTTTATAAAGGAAAGGTATTTTTTCTGCAGCCGAACCAGTTCGGGATCTTCCGGCACAAGATCCTGGGCCATCACCGTGACGATAAGGGCCCTGGCATTGTCGTCGATACAATAGCCGAATTGCCGCGAAGGAACGGTAAACTCCGCATGCTGAATCAATCCGGTATCGTCGGTCATGGTCTTAAGATGGCTAAAATCAATCTCAGGCAGACTTGACTCGTCCTGTTCCAAATTCTTCGTCTTCAAGTAGAAACGTGATTTGCAGGCCCGCTCGGCCTTTACTTCGTTACAGACATTGATATAGTCGACAGCAACCTGGCTCCAGACTGCCTTTCTCGAAAAGGTATACGCCTTTTTTCTCATTGTATTGCGCTTGATATCGTCGTCGAGCAAAGAGATCACCTCATTCGCCAGCCCCTTCGAGTCCTTAAAATCAACAAGAACTCCCCGGCCTTCGGCAAGCATCTCTTTTGCATACCAGTAAGGAGTTGAAACAGTGGCTTTCCCGACCCCCATGGCATATGCCAAGGTTCCCGAGACAATTTGGGATTCGGAAAGATAGGGGGTGACATAAATGTCACTGGCAGCCAGGAATTCACATAACTCTTTAATTTCCACAAAACGATTGAAAAAGATAACATGATCATCAACCCCGCGAAGCCGGGCAAGGCGCTGAAGATTGTGGCGATACTCTTCGCCCGAAGCCTTTCTGACATGCGGGTGAGTAGCACCTACTACAATGTAGACGGCATCGGGATGTTTCTCGACTACCGCAGGAAGGGCCTTGATCATCGTCTCAATCCCCTTGTTCGGAGAAAGCAAGCCGAAGGTCAGGATAACCTGCTTTCCTTCCACACCGAACTGATCTTTGTAAAAATTCGGATCGATGAAGGGCATATCAGGTATCCCATGGTGAATAAAGACAAGCTTCTCCCTGGGAATATGGTAGATATCAGTAAGAAATTCAATGCCTTTTTTCGACATCACCATCAATCGAGAAGATAAGGCCGCAATCTCGGTAAGAACATCTTTCTGTTTTTTCGAAGGTTTTTCGAGTACAGTATGGAGCGTCGTAACAATAGGCATTCGAAGGTCCCGTAACAGCGAAATAATATAGCTTCCGGCCTCTCCTCCATAGATCCCGTATTCATGCTGTAGGCAGACCACGTCAATTTGGTTGATATTAAGAAAATCGGCCGCAAGCTTATACTCGCCCGCTATGTTCTGATTTATCTCAAAATGGACCTTTTCAGGATAACGGTACCCCTCCGGGATATCGTTAATCGCAACGCTCCAGCAATCAAGCTCCCCATCAGCCCCGGAGAGCGCGTTTACAAGGTCGGTGCTAAAAGTAGCAATTCCACACTTTCGCGGTAGATAATTACCGATAACTGCAATCGATTTCGTTCTTTCCATTTTGTAATATACCTCCTCCAGAGAAATCCTTTTGCCGAATTCTCATCTCTCTTCTCGAGGTAGAAAATATTTTGCCTCAATATTCACAATATAAGCAAAAGTTGTTACAAAAAAAAGAGAAGGAGGATATTATTTGTAAGTTTATGTGATTATGTATAATTAAAAGTAAAACTAATTGTATCAAAGCTCATTCTTAGTTAAAAATATCTCCTACCAATCGTTTATCACCAAAAAGGGCAGCACAGCCGCCAGTGTGCCAGAAACAAACCTTACTTCCTTTTTTTATTATCCCTTTTTCAATGTAATCAATCATCCCTGCAACCGCTTTTGCCGTATAGACAGGATCAATAAAAAGGCCTTCATGCTGTGCCAAAAGCTTTATGGCTTGTGTTGAGATTTCAGAAGGTCTTTCATATGCCTCGCCACAATAGCGTTTGTCAATTGAAATATCTGTAGGCTTACAGGACTGCTCTATACCTAACAAGAATGCAGTCTGGTTTGCAAGATTGATAATCCTATTACTGAAATCATCGTCGGTTTCCCCAACTGTAAAGCCAACCAGTTTTGTTTCAAGGCCTAATGCCTTTTTTCCGACTGCAAGGCCCGCCATGGTTCCACCTGACCCAACCGCACAAAAAAGGGAATCAAACGCCTTCCTTCCCATCTGTTGCTCATTTAATTCCATAATCCCACGAACAAAGCCGACAGATCCTATGGGAGTCGCACCACCACCAGGAATATCATAGTAAGTAATCGCTTTACTTTTCAGACCCTCTTTGTATTCGTCGGCCTCTTTATTTCTTCCTTGCTTTGCCTCAGTAATATTTGTATAATCTGAGAGCCTAACAATATGACATTCCGCCCCCAAAAGTCTATCCAATAGATAGTTACCGTTGATATTGCTTGAAGAGGATTCGTCGAAATGATCAAGCAAGAATAAAACAGGCTTAAGGCCATAGCGACGACACACTGCTGCTGTTTGCATTGCATGATTCGATTGTAGTGCGCCATATGTTATAACTACTTCAGATTTTTTTGACAGTGCATCTGCTAAAAGGAATTCCAACTTTCGTATCTTATTACCACAGAAAGCATTATATCCTGCAAGATCATCTCGTTTAAAATAAATTTCAACGCCTAACATCTTACTTAGATTTTCCAACTTTTGAAGCGGAGTTGGATAAAATCCAATATCGAGTCGACTCAAGCTATTAAAAAGCCCATCAAAAGTATTCATATCACTCACTACGCCCTCCGAGTGAAGCTACTGCATCGTGCAAAGAGCAAAGCCCTTTTTCGAGGATTGATCTTGGGCATGCAATATTGATACGCATAAACCCACTCCCAGAAGAACCAAACCAATGGCCTGCATCAACAGCGATCTTTGCTTTCTTAAAGAATAAATCGTCAAGCTCATCATTGGATAGCGCCAATGCCCGACAGTCAATCCACATTAGATATGTTCCTTCTGGTTCAGTCACCTTTAAGATTGGAATTCGTCGACTTATGTAATCTGACAAGAAAGCAATGTTGGTTTGTAAATATTCCAATAGCTGCTTACGATATTCCTCTCCATGAGTGTATGCCGCTTCAGTGGCGACTAAGCCAAAACAATTAGGTCCAGCAACATGGTGAATATCTAACATCTCATTATAGCGATCTAATAGATTTTTATTTTTACTTATTATCACTGCCGTTTTTAAACCCGCAAGATTAAATGTTTTACTAGGTGATACAAGAGTGACCGTATTATTAGCTATTTCATCAGAAAGTGAAGCAAGGGGAATATGCCTCCTGCTGCCGAATACAAAATCACAGTGAATCTCATCCGAAAAAATTATAACACCATATTTTTTACAAAGATTCCCAATCGACAAAAGTTCTTCTTTTCTCCAAACTCGAGATACAGGGTTATGTGGAGAACATAAGATCATCGCCTTCACACTTGGCTCTTTGAGTTTTCTCTCGAGATCGGCAAAATCAATTTCATATTTTCCATCATGCTTTTGGCAAAGAGGATTTTCTTCGACTACACGATTATTTTGACGTATTATCCTTGAAAAAGGATAATAGACAGGAGGCTGAATAACGATTTTATCTCCAATATTCGTAAAGGCCCGAATCATAATTGTTAAACCTGTCACGACTCCCGGAGAGAAAGAAATCCATTCTTTTAAAAGGAGCCATTTATGTTGTGTGGCAAACCACGAGATAACAGCATCAGAAAATGCATCATCACGAAAGACATATCCAAAAATTCCATGTTCAACTCGGGCCTTTAAGGCATCGATAACAGGGCGAGGGGAAGAGAAATCCATGTCGGCAACCCAGAAGGGAAGAAGGTCATTACTCCCGAATTTGCCTTGGAGAGAATTCCATTTTAGACTATCAGTCCCTATGCGGTTTATGATTGCATCAAAATTATATTTCTCGGTCATAGTTTTTATAACTCCTCTCGATACCTCAACCTTTAACCGCACCAGCTCCCCAGCCTTTAATTAACGCTTTTTGTGTATAGAGGAAAATGATCAATGAAGGTACACTAACCAAAACACTACCCGTCAAGATAAACTCCCACAATGTATCAAACTGCCCAATAAAGCCATTTAAACCTACAGGATACGTCATTTTAGCGTCGGTGCTTATCATAACTAAGGCAATGATGTACTCACTCCAAGACAGAGTAAAAGCATATACACTGATAGCGACTATACCGGGAACAATAATAGGCAGTACTATAGTGAATAGAGTCCTAAGGCGCCCGGCACCATCGATTGCAGCAGCCTCTTCAACTTCTGCCGGAACCGTCATAACAAAAGAACGCAACATCCATAAACAGTAAGGAAGACACAACGCAATATAGGCTAACATCAATCCATATAGAGTGTTTACCAATCCAAGTTTCTGGAACCAGAGATACAAGGGAATGATCAATAGAACATTTGGAAGAAAATACGCATATAAAGAGAAGGTCGCTAAAAAATTCCTTCCGCGGTAGGTAAACCTTGCCAAACTATAGGCACCCATAATTGATATAAGGGTTGTCAATGCTACAACAAACACCGTTACGATAAAACTGTTTAGAACAAACATGCTAAACTGCGTATCAGTGAAAAGGTGAATATAATTCTCAAACGTCCAATGTTTTGGAAGAACTGTCGGAGGTATATTAAAGAATTCCGACTTTGGCCTCACTGAGCATAAGAAAACCCAAATAATAGGCCCCATAGCAAATAAAACAAAAACAATAATACAAAGATAAAATAAAATTCGCAGTATTCGTTTCTTGGCTTTCATCATACTTCCACCGTCTCATTCATCTTACTAAGTTTCATGTAGAGGAACACAACAATAGAAACAATTGTTGCAATAATTAAGGTAATTGCAGATCCTCTTCCCAGCTGCATTCCGGTAAAGGCATATTTATAGGCGTAGAGAGGCATAGTTGTAGTTGCAACACCAGGGCCACCACCGGTTAGCATATAAATTTGATCAAATTTCTTGAACATGAAAATTATTCGAAGCATGGCAACAACACCAACTACATTTTTTATTGACGGCATAGTAATATACCAAAATGATGTCCAGAAATTTGCACCATCCATTTTTGCCGATTCATAGAGTTCTTTTGGAATTGTCTGCAACCCTGCAAGTACATTAATTACAACAAATGGATAATATGACCATATACCAATGATAATATTTATTAAAAAAGCCTTAGCAGGTGTTCCCAACCAACTAATAGTATGATCAATTAAGCCAGCACTTATAAGCATAGAATTGATAATTCCATAACTCTCATTTAATAACCATCGCCACATCAAAGTAATAGAAATCATTGGCATAAAGAAAGGCAATAGAATAAAAGCCCTCGCTAATCCTCTTCCTCGAAAATCTTCATTCAAAAAAAGCGCAACTATTATACCAATAACCATCTGTCCAACTACAGTAGTAAATACCCAGATCATACTTAGTTTCGTTGCATTCCAGAAGTCGGGATCTCGAAATGTTTCAAGATAATTGGCAAATCCCACAAAGTGGCCTTTGATTTCATAAATTAACTGTGAATGGAAGCTTAATTTTATTGCAAAACAAAAAGGATAAATGATAAGAGCGGCAAGCGCTATCAATGCTGGTAGCAATAGTAGGATACCCATTCCGTTTTCTTTTTTCGTGTAATGCAAAGGATTCTCCTTTATTTTCTGTAAAAAGCAGGGTAACCGTCAAAAGACGATTACTCCCGCATTTTCTCAGTATGCTCAATCAATAGAAAACATGCTCCGCCATTCTTTTGCTATTGTCGTTAGTGCTTCTTCAGGAGTTTTCTGGCCGCTTATTGCCTTGTGCAGTTCATTTGCAAATACAGGGGCAGAAATTGCACGTCCGAAATAGGGGTTAACAACACCATTATTTCTAAACTGAAAGTCTGTTCCATATTTATAGGCGAGATCCATCGATTTCTTTACAATATTACTCCAGCGTGCGATGGCAGGATAGTCAAAGTAGTCGTCATTGTTAAGCCAGCCCTGCCGTACAGGTAAGCTATGTCCGGGAACCGCAGCTGTAAGGAATTTATAGTACTGCTTATCACTCATATAGAATTCAACAAACTTTTTAGCAGCTTCTACATTCTTTGAATTGCTAAATACAACAAAATCATTAATGGTTGCCTTTACCAATGGTTCTGTAGCCTTCGGGCCAACAGGGCCTGCCGCAACATCAACCTTATCGTGCAATTCCGGGTTATACCGGTCGATAATAGACATCATTCGTCCAGGGAAACGTACCATTGCGACAACTCCTTTGGCAAACATAAGGCCAAGATCGCTGGTAGTAACAGTAATTGCTCCCGGTGGACAATATTGTGTCATATCACAAAGGTACTGGAGAGCCTCAATTGCAATTGGAGAATCAATTGTTACATTATTGTTTTCGTCAAATGCATCACCTCCAAATGCCCACAAAATCTGCAAATAATCGCCACTGACATCCGATGGTGATAAAGAAATACCTAAACCCCAACGGTCTATCTGGCCATCACCATTGAGGTCTACAGTCAAAGCCTTTGCAGCGTCCTTCCATTCATCCATGGTCTGTGGAACAGCAATGCCGGCTTCAGTAAATAAATCCTTTCGATAATACAGAATTTTAGACTCGGTTGCAGCAGGAATATCATATATCTTACCATCTTGCGTCGGAGTCACGAATCTCTGCGGTATATCCCCCAATTCCTTATAAACATCGTCAAGTTCCGCAAGATATCCTTCATCAACTAGCCCTGCAATATATCGGGGAGAGAGAAAAGCCACATCAGGAGCCGTCCCGGCTCTTAACATTGCAGAAAGTTTTGGCAAGACCTGTTCCAAATCTGCATGGCTCAGAATAACTTTTATTCCAGGATTTTCTGCTTCAAAATCACTAATAATCGAGTTGTCCGTTTCAATAGAGGTCGGATCAGTTTCCGGTGTAAGATAAGTAATCTCTACACCCTTATCCTGCTGTCCCTGACTCCACAGTGATGGTACCATCAAAACACAACACATCAACATTACAATACATGTCCGCTTAATCATAAGCTCCCCCTTCAATCTTTATATTTCTACAAACGAAAGCTTTTGTGAGGCAGTCTTGCTGCCTAGGAAAATCCTTTTTTCATATGCCCTCCCCTCCTCTATTTTCCTTTTGTCGCCAGCAGCGCACCGTAATGAATGGCTTCAATCATGCTTTGCGGATTCGCGGTGCCCTTACCGGCCTTTCCAAATGCCGTCCCATGATCCACGGAGCTTCGAACAATTGGCAGACCGAGCGTTATATTTACTCCGCTGACAGCATCCCATTTTCCGGTATTGTTATCATATTTAAATCCAGTCAATTTTAGGGGGATATGGCCTTGATCGTGGTACATCACGACAACAACATCGTACTGACCGGCCAGTGCCTTTGAAAAAACCGTATCCGGGGGCAAAGGACCTGACACATTCAGCCCTTCTGCGCCTGCCTGCTTAATTGCAGGGATGATTTCTTTCATCTCTTCATCGCCGAACATGCCGTTTTCACCGGCATGAGGATTTAGCCCGGCCACAGCAATGTTCGGCTCATCAAAACCAAGCTGCACAAGCGCACCATGCGCCAGTCTGATGACTTCAAGGACCCTATCTTTTTTGACAAGATCACAGGCCTTGCGCAGCGATACGTGGGTCGATACATGTACCACACGAAGTGGATCATGAATGAGCATCATCGCGTAATGCTTTGTCTTGGTCTTCTCTGCAAATATTTCCGTATGCCCGCTATAGTGGAACCCCGCGCGATTAATAGAATCCTTATTTATTGGAGTGGTGATGACACCGGCAACCTTTTTTTCAAGCGAGAGATCGATTGCCTTGTCAATGGATTCAAAGGCCGCCTTCCCGGAGCTCGCCAACACCTTGCCGAAAACAAGGGTATCCATATCTACATTGTTCAGTTCCAGATACTCAATCGTTCCGTATGCTCCAACCGCCTCGAGGGGATCTTCCAACCTCTTAAGCTTCAACGGCGATGCAACCATGTTGATGGCATGCTTCAATACCGCGCCATCGGCAACGACAACGGGAATACACTCCGCATAAACCTTCTTTTCCGACAGGGCCTTGACGATTATCTCCGGACCGATACCAGATGGATCTCCCATCGTCAGGGCAAGTCTTGGCAACTCCTTCATTACGTAAACATCTCCTTTTATTGTATCTGTTCGTAGATCGACCGTATTTGCGCCTTTGTCATGGGCTTTGCATTGTTATCGAGTAAACGCTTTGTTTCGATCGCACCCTCAACCAAATCATCGATATCCTGATGTTTGATACCGAAATGTACCAGATTAGTGGGGATTTTCAGCTCGGAAACAAATCCATAGATCCATTCGATAAGTGACGTCACCGTTTCATCGATGCTCTGTTTTTTCTCAAGCCCAAAATAGGGAACCGCTTCGTAAAGTTTTTCGTTTACCGCATCTTTATTAAAGTCAATGACAGGAGCCAATAGCATGGCGTTCGCCACTCCGTGCGGAATGTGAAAAAGGGCACCCATAGGATAGGAAAGAGCATGTACCGCCGTAGTTCCCGAAAGGGTAATGCACATCCCGGCATAGAATGAGGCAAAAAGCAAATCCGTTCTGGCATCCACATCCTGTCCATTGGCAAATACCTTTTTCAGGCTTCGGCTTATTCGTTTTATTGCTTCCAGGGCAAGGAGGTCGCTAAGCGGTGTCGCCTTACGGGAAGTATAGCATTCCAATGCATGAGCCAATGCATCAAGACCCGTAGATGCAGTTACCTGTGGCGGTAACGACAACGTCAATTCGGGATCGAGAATGACATAGTCGGGAAGAAGTTCGCTACTTATCACCGCCGCCTTCATTTTCTTTTCTGGCAGAGCAAAAATCGCATTCTTTGTAGCTTCAGAACCGGTTCCCGCCGTTGTGGGAATAAGACATGTTGGGGTGGACCGATGGAGAGCCTGGGCCGAATCGATAACAGCATCAAGTGTCTCCCCTGTTTTCAATAAGCATCCTAAGATTTTTGCCGTATCGAGAACCGATCCTCCACCCACACCGATAATAACGCCGCATGCGTGTTTCCGGCATTCCTCAATGATGGAATTCGCATTCTGTACATTGGGTTCCCGTTCCACACTATCAACGACAAACACCGACCATCCTGCGGTGGAAAGATTATGGATAATCGAATCGCTAAGCCCTGCAGCTCTGACTCCTTTATCGGTAAGCAGGATCGCATCCTTTTCCTTTATACCGGAAAGCATCTCATCCAGTTGAGCAATGCTCCCTGCACCGGCCTTCACCAGACCGGGTGTTTCAAGGGTAAATTGTTGTATCATAAGAATCTCCTACATTCACTTTTCCGCCGTATCGAAGAAAATCGATAACTTTCTCAAACGTATCAATTTCTCCAAACCCTCCGGCTTTCGTTATCATATATATGGGTTCACTAAGATCAGGAGATGAGAGCTGGCAAAGCGGGATTCCCGGTAAGATCTCTTTCTTTAGACTTATTGACGAGGCATGAAGCTTTCTCACAATATTAAAGGCCGTATCGCCACCTGTGGCAAATAAGGTCCTGATATTACAATGCAGAAGAACCTGCTTTACTATCTCGCCAATGCAATCAGCAACTTCTTCCCCAATATCCTTTACGGCACTTCGAGCCACCTCATCGTTATCTTCACGATGGTTCTTGTTTCTCTCCCTGACTGTTTTTAATAAGATATGCGTTGAATCATCATCGATCGCCATAATGCCTGCTACGGCACTCGAAATAGCTTCTTCTCTGTTCCTTATTATCGTTTCGACATCGATATCGATCTGGCGAACGTGACGCCCATTCGCCAGAAGATGCTGAACCTGCTCCGACGACACCTGCTTGATACTGCCGACTGCAAAGAGAACCCTCGGTGAGATGAGAAAAGACTTTTTCACGGACTCTGTTTTTTTCTCAGCCAGAACTTTCCCTAAGCCTGAAGAACCGACAAACAATCTTTGTGCCCTCATAATGGAAGCAACATGTACAATTCGTGTTATATGTGCAGGCTCAAGAGCATCAAAAACAATTATCTTATTACCGGCTTTTCTTTCATGTTCCAAAGCGTGAATAAGATTCTCATCAGAAGCCTGAATAGTGCGAAAGGTTATTAAACCAACTTTACGCTTTGTTTGCTGCGATATGATATCGGGAACAAAGGAACTATCAACCGGTGCAAACGGATCTTTTCCAAATTCCGATAGATGAAGCTTTATTCCATGTATGTAGCACATGCCGTCTTTAACAATCCGGCCGTTCTCAGGAGCGGCCGGAACAACAAACGCCTCGGAATATCCACAGGCATCCATCAAAGCATCAATCTCAGATCCCACATTCCCACGCAGTGTCGAATCAATCTTTTTTACAACGTTGTCTTTCGTTCTATCACCAAGAAGCTCAATTGTATGAAAGACCTTATCATATGCCTCTCTTGCCTTTAGATGCCTGGATTCCGTATCAATGATAAGAACAGGGACATTCAGGTAATCCTTTCCAAGTGGAGGATGGGGCTGAATCAACACAACAGGGTCAATATCGCCATCAATGAATTGTATTCCGGTGTCATTTGCACCGGTAAAATCATCCGCAATGATCGTAAACATGAGTAGTGATGCCTCCGGGATACCGCTTTATGGATTGCTGCTATTTGACGGTCAGACCGGTCTTAATCATCAATTCTTTCAGCTTCTTCCGTTCTTCTTCATTCGGACGAACGAATGGAAGCCGTTC encodes:
- a CDS encoding iron-containing alcohol dehydrogenase — its product is MIQQFTLETPGLVKAGAGSIAQLDEMLSGIKEKDAILLTDKGVRAAGLSDSIIHNLSTAGWSVFVVDSVEREPNVQNANSIIEECRKHACGVIIGVGGGSVLDTAKILGCLLKTGETLDAVIDSAQALHRSTPTCLIPTTAGTGSEATKNAIFALPEKKMKAAVISSELLPDYVILDPELTLSLPPQVTASTGLDALAHALECYTSRKATPLSDLLALEAIKRISRSLKKVFANGQDVDARTDLLFASFYAGMCITLSGTTAVHALSYPMGALFHIPHGVANAMLLAPVIDFNKDAVNEKLYEAVPYFGLEKKQSIDETVTSLIEWIYGFVSELKIPTNLVHFGIKHQDIDDLVEGAIETKRLLDNNAKPMTKAQIRSIYEQIQ
- a CDS encoding four-carbon acid sugar kinase family protein yields the protein MFTIIADDFTGANDTGIQFIDGDIDPVVLIQPHPPLGKDYLNVPVLIIDTESRHLKAREAYDKVFHTIELLGDRTKDNVVKKIDSTLRGNVGSEIDALMDACGYSEAFVVPAAPENGRIVKDGMCYIHGIKLHLSEFGKDPFAPVDSSFVPDIISQQTKRKVGLITFRTIQASDENLIHALEHERKAGNKIIVFDALEPAHITRIVHVASIMRAQRLFVGSSGLGKVLAEKKTESVKKSFLISPRVLFAVGSIKQVSSEQVQHLLANGRHVRQIDIDVETIIRNREEAISSAVAGIMAIDDDSTHILLKTVRERNKNHREDNDEVARSAVKDIGEEVADCIGEIVKQVLLHCNIRTLFATGGDTAFNIVRKLHASSISLKKEILPGIPLCQLSSPDLSEPIYMITKAGGFGEIDTFEKVIDFLRYGGKVNVGDSYDTTIYP